In candidate division WOR-3 bacterium, the DNA window TCGCTCTTAAAAACGTTGCGATCGATAAAGACAGCATTAGAGTTTATAAAGAAAAACACGTTTCGTTCCTTATAAATGACTCCGAAAGAAAGTTTAGGGCGATTTACTTCGACGGCATTGAGAAGTTAAAGGTCTTGTTAGAAAGTGAAAAGGTAGCCCTCGCTTTTTCAATAAACTTAAGGGAAAACGAGGACTTCGAGCTTAAAGTTTTAGATATTAGACCCTTTTAATAAAAATTATACCCGCTTTGCTACTATTCAGACTGGGGATAGACTGAAACAAAAACTTTATTTTTTCTCTTCTCAAACTTCACATATCCGTCAATTAGAGAATAAATGGTGTAGTCCGCGCCAAGACCAACGTTATAACCAGGATGAAATTTCGTTCCTCTTTGTCTCACAATTATGTTACCAGCTTTAACAAATTGCCCATCGAAATTCTTAACACCAAGCC includes these proteins:
- the rpmA gene encoding 50S ribosomal protein L27 — its product is MAHKKGMGSSRNGRDSISKRLGVKNFDGQFVKAGNIIVRQRGTKFHPGYNVGLGADYTIYSLIDGYVKFEKRKNKVFVSVYPQSE